Proteins from a single region of Polycladomyces zharkentensis:
- a CDS encoding SdpI family protein → MIGNDRHWRWCDWASLAVAILPLLIAWTLYPALPPKMAVHFGFSGQPDGYQPKSIFLISQSLLLPAIPLLTKYLPVLDPKRENYAKFRRFYEIFRLTITTFLAVMFGLILAFNLGYRIHMQMAVLLMVGLIWMVIGNFLGQVRFNYFFGIRTPWTLADEEVWRRTHRLAAPLWMIAGGLMLISAFLPGWMSVGMLVAAIILTAMIPAVYSLIVYRKRHR, encoded by the coding sequence ATGATTGGAAATGATCGGCATTGGCGTTGGTGTGACTGGGCGTCACTGGCGGTGGCAATCCTCCCGCTCCTGATTGCATGGACGTTGTATCCCGCCCTGCCGCCCAAGATGGCCGTCCATTTCGGGTTCTCCGGTCAACCTGACGGATACCAGCCCAAAAGCATCTTTCTGATCAGTCAGTCATTGTTATTGCCGGCCATTCCCCTGCTGACCAAATATCTGCCCGTCCTGGACCCAAAACGGGAAAACTACGCCAAATTTCGCCGTTTTTATGAGATCTTCCGCTTGACGATCACCACGTTTCTGGCCGTGATGTTCGGCTTGATCCTGGCTTTCAACCTGGGATACCGCATCCATATGCAGATGGCCGTATTGCTGATGGTCGGATTGATCTGGATGGTGATCGGAAATTTCCTGGGTCAGGTCCGGTTCAACTATTTCTTTGGGATCAGGACCCCTTGGACACTGGCGGACGAAGAGGTATGGCGACGCACCCACCGCTTGGCGGCTCCTCTCTGGATGATTGCCGGCGGGTTGATGCTCATCTCCGCTTTTCTGCCCGGCTGGATGTCAGTGGGGATGTTGGTTGCGGCAATCATTCTTACGGCTATGATTCCGGCCGTTTATTCGCTCATTGTCTACCGAAAACGTCATCGGTAA
- a CDS encoding aldo/keto reductase, which yields MAKHIADTTVLANGVKFPWLGLGVWKAKEGSEVENAVKAAIQIGYRSVDTAAVYQNEEGVGRAIKECGVPREELFITTKVWNADQGYESTLKAFETSRKKLGLEYVDLYLVHWPVKGKYKETWKALEKLYKEGWVRAIGVSNFQVHHLKDVMEDCEVKPMVNQVEFHPYLTQKELLAFCKEQNIQLEAWSPLMQGEVVNVPEIQELAKKYGKTPAQIVLRWDLQHGVVTIPKSVKEHRIKENADIFDFELTAEDMAKLDALNKNHRFGPDPDNFDF from the coding sequence ATGGCGAAACATATCGCGGATACGACTGTTTTGGCTAACGGCGTAAAATTTCCATGGCTCGGCTTGGGCGTTTGGAAAGCAAAAGAAGGGAGCGAAGTGGAAAATGCGGTAAAAGCGGCGATCCAAATCGGCTATCGCAGTGTGGACACGGCGGCGGTTTACCAAAACGAAGAGGGTGTCGGCAGAGCGATCAAGGAATGCGGGGTACCGCGCGAGGAATTGTTTATCACGACGAAAGTGTGGAATGCTGATCAAGGGTATGAGTCCACCTTAAAGGCATTTGAAACCAGCCGCAAGAAATTGGGTCTGGAATATGTGGATCTGTACTTGGTACACTGGCCGGTGAAAGGAAAATACAAAGAAACGTGGAAAGCGCTCGAGAAACTGTATAAAGAGGGATGGGTGCGGGCAATCGGTGTGAGCAACTTCCAGGTGCACCATCTCAAGGATGTGATGGAAGACTGCGAAGTGAAACCGATGGTGAACCAAGTGGAGTTTCACCCTTACCTGACGCAAAAGGAACTGCTCGCCTTCTGCAAAGAGCAAAACATCCAGCTTGAAGCCTGGAGCCCGCTCATGCAAGGGGAAGTGGTCAACGTTCCGGAGATTCAGGAGCTGGCAAAAAAATACGGCAAAACGCCGGCGCAAATCGTGTTGCGTTGGGATCTCCAGCATGGTGTGGTCACCATTCCCAAATCCGTGAAAGAACATCGCATCAAAGAAAATGCGGATATCTTTGATTTTGAACTGACGGCGGAAGACATGGCGAAACTGGATGCGTTGAACAAAAACCACCGCTTTGGCCCCGACCCGGACAACTTTGATTTCTGA
- a CDS encoding autorepressor SdpR family transcription factor — translation MNDTFKALADPTRRQILRLLRKGDLTAGEIAGHFNMTKPSISHHLNLLKQARLVLSERKGQYIVYSLNTTVVQEVLRWLMEISDTPNRKE, via the coding sequence CTGAACGACACGTTTAAAGCATTGGCTGATCCCACGCGCCGGCAAATTCTCCGTCTGTTGCGAAAGGGGGATTTGACCGCCGGGGAAATTGCCGGACATTTCAACATGACCAAACCCAGCATCTCCCATCATCTCAACCTGCTGAAGCAGGCACGCCTGGTATTGAGCGAGCGAAAAGGCCAGTATATCGTCTACTCGCTCAACACCACCGTTGTCCAAGAGGTTTTGCGTTGGCTGATGGAGATCAGTGACACTCCCAATCGGAAGGAATGA
- a CDS encoding MDR family MFS transporter, with translation MEHLDTKRKLTIMVAIMASMLFAALNQTIIGNALPRIVSKLGGMSYFNWVFTIYMLTSSITAILVGKLSDIYGRKPFLLIGIGLFVTGSLLCGTATDIFQLILYRGFQGLGGGMIMSTAFTSVGDLFPPRERGRWQGALSAAFGVASVLGPTLGGYIVDHWEWHWIFWIFLPVGLVAFLLIWWLFPSVSRKENEPIDIAGSVFLALTITPLLLAFSWAGSKYAWSSPTIIGLFGGSILALILFVWVERKAKNPVLPLHLFGNPMFTLSNLVNFTLGVGMFGAIIYTPFFIQGVIGTSATRSSFVTIPLTLSMVVASIIGGQIVSRTGKYKGLALFGILLMAVGMYLMSLLDTDATNGAVVLYMIIIGTGLGIAFPIFTLTVQNAVEHRHLGVATSSSQLFRQMGGTVGVAVMGTILSGHMKDEMSRLTAQHPAQPAPSPVLAQKLSDLNNPQILLNPDRLAQIRNSLPESMAGMFDHILQMLRTTLAHALDSVFFAGAIVLFAALIFTLWLKEIPLRTSNQGGDTPPREKSASHVVQEQASP, from the coding sequence ATGGAGCATTTGGATACGAAACGCAAACTGACGATTATGGTGGCAATCATGGCGTCCATGTTGTTCGCCGCATTGAATCAGACCATCATCGGCAACGCGTTGCCCCGTATCGTTTCCAAGCTGGGGGGCATGTCCTATTTCAACTGGGTGTTCACCATCTACATGCTGACGTCCAGCATCACGGCCATCTTGGTCGGCAAACTCTCTGATATCTACGGCCGGAAGCCGTTTTTGCTGATCGGGATCGGACTTTTCGTGACGGGGTCCCTTTTGTGCGGCACTGCTACTGATATTTTCCAACTCATTTTGTATCGCGGGTTTCAGGGATTGGGCGGAGGGATGATCATGTCCACGGCGTTCACCTCCGTCGGGGATTTGTTTCCGCCCCGCGAACGGGGACGTTGGCAGGGTGCCCTGAGTGCCGCGTTTGGAGTGGCCAGCGTGCTGGGACCCACATTGGGCGGGTATATCGTGGATCATTGGGAATGGCACTGGATCTTCTGGATCTTTCTTCCCGTCGGTCTGGTGGCCTTTCTGTTGATCTGGTGGCTGTTCCCGTCGGTCAGCCGCAAAGAGAACGAACCGATCGACATAGCGGGGTCGGTTTTCCTTGCGTTGACCATCACACCGCTGTTGCTGGCCTTCTCTTGGGCAGGGAGTAAATATGCCTGGTCCTCTCCCACCATCATCGGCCTGTTCGGCGGTTCGATACTGGCGTTGATTTTGTTCGTCTGGGTGGAGCGAAAAGCGAAAAATCCGGTCCTACCCCTGCATCTGTTCGGTAACCCCATGTTTACCCTGTCCAACCTGGTGAATTTCACATTGGGAGTCGGCATGTTCGGGGCGATCATCTATACCCCGTTCTTCATCCAGGGCGTGATCGGCACTTCTGCCACCCGATCCAGTTTCGTGACCATTCCGCTTACCTTGAGCATGGTCGTCGCCAGTATCATCGGCGGTCAAATCGTCTCACGCACAGGGAAGTACAAAGGACTGGCCCTGTTCGGCATTTTGCTCATGGCGGTCGGCATGTATCTGATGTCATTATTGGATACCGATGCCACAAACGGCGCGGTCGTCCTCTATATGATCATCATCGGGACGGGATTGGGAATCGCTTTTCCCATTTTCACGCTGACGGTGCAAAACGCTGTGGAACACCGCCATCTTGGTGTGGCCACTTCTTCCAGCCAACTGTTCCGGCAAATGGGAGGCACCGTTGGCGTAGCCGTGATGGGAACGATTCTGTCCGGCCACATGAAAGACGAAATGTCACGGTTGACGGCACAACATCCTGCACAACCGGCCCCGTCCCCTGTGTTGGCGCAGAAACTGAGTGACCTGAACAACCCACAAATCCTGTTGAACCCGGACCGATTGGCGCAAATTCGGAACAGCCTTCCGGAATCCATGGCGGGGATGTTTGACCATATTCTCCAAATGTTGAGGACGACACTGGCTCATGCACTGGACAGCGTATTTTTTGCAGGAGCGATCGTGCTGTTCGCCGCACTGATCTTCACCTTGTGGCTGAAAGAGATTCCACTGCGCACCTCCAATCAAGGGGGCGACACGCCACCAAGAGAAAAATCAGCGAGTCATGTTGTTCAGGAGCAGGCCAGTCCGTAA
- the ilvD gene encoding dihydroxy-acid dehydratase, translating to MRSDKIKKGFDRAPHRSLLKATGLKDEDFDKPFIGICNSFVEIIPGHKHLDEFARVVKEAVWEAGGVPFEFNVIGVDDGIAMGHIGMRYSLPSRELIADSLETVANAHWFDGLICIPNCDKITPGMMMGAMRVNIPTIFISGGPMAAGRLPDGRTVDLASVFEGVGAYKAGRIDEQELKLLEDHGCPSCGSCSGMFTANSMNCLAEALGIALPGNGSILATTPERKELARRAARQILKLIEADLKPRDIVTLESLDNAFALDMAMGGSTNTVLHTLAIAHEAGVEYPLSRLNELSERVPNLCKVSPAGQWHMEDIDRAGGISAILKELSKIDGLLHLDRPTVTLKTLGENIADAEIRDEEVIRPLEKAHSKTGGLAILYGNLAPNGAVIKTGAVDPSIQKFRGPAVVFESQEDALAGIMLGKVKSGDVVVIRYEGPKGGPGMPEMLAPTSAIAGMGLGKEVALITDGRFSGATRGISIGHISPEAAEGGVIAVVEPGDIIEIDLPNRRIHLDVPDEVIQERLAKWQEPEPKVKGGYLRRYARLVTSASTGAVLREI from the coding sequence ATGCGAAGCGACAAAATCAAAAAGGGTTTTGACCGGGCGCCGCACAGGAGTTTGCTCAAGGCGACGGGACTGAAAGATGAGGATTTTGACAAGCCGTTTATCGGAATTTGCAACTCATTTGTGGAAATCATCCCAGGGCACAAACATCTGGACGAATTTGCCCGCGTGGTGAAGGAAGCCGTTTGGGAAGCGGGCGGTGTGCCCTTTGAATTCAACGTGATCGGTGTGGACGATGGGATCGCGATGGGTCACATCGGCATGCGTTACTCTCTGCCCAGCCGGGAGCTGATTGCGGATTCCCTGGAGACCGTGGCCAATGCGCACTGGTTTGACGGTCTGATCTGTATCCCCAACTGTGACAAAATTACACCGGGAATGATGATGGGGGCGATGCGGGTCAACATCCCGACCATCTTCATCAGCGGCGGGCCGATGGCTGCCGGGCGGTTGCCGGACGGACGCACCGTCGACCTGGCTTCCGTCTTTGAGGGAGTGGGTGCCTATAAGGCCGGGCGCATCGATGAGCAGGAGTTGAAACTGCTGGAGGATCACGGCTGTCCGAGCTGCGGCTCGTGTTCGGGGATGTTTACCGCCAACTCGATGAACTGTCTGGCCGAAGCGCTCGGGATCGCCCTGCCGGGTAACGGCAGCATCCTGGCAACCACGCCGGAGCGGAAAGAGCTGGCCCGACGCGCGGCACGGCAGATTCTGAAGCTGATCGAGGCGGATTTGAAGCCGCGCGACATCGTGACACTCGAATCGCTTGACAACGCGTTTGCGCTGGATATGGCGATGGGTGGTTCCACCAACACGGTGCTGCACACATTGGCCATCGCGCATGAAGCGGGCGTGGAATATCCTTTGTCCCGGTTGAACGAATTGTCGGAACGGGTGCCCAATCTGTGCAAGGTAAGTCCCGCCGGGCAATGGCACATGGAGGATATCGATCGTGCCGGAGGGATTTCGGCGATTCTGAAAGAGCTGAGTAAAATTGACGGTTTGCTCCACCTTGACCGACCGACGGTCACCTTGAAAACGCTGGGTGAAAATATCGCCGATGCCGAAATTCGGGATGAAGAAGTGATCCGTCCGCTGGAAAAAGCACATAGCAAGACGGGTGGATTGGCCATCCTGTATGGCAACCTGGCGCCGAACGGTGCGGTGATCAAAACGGGTGCAGTCGATCCCTCGATTCAGAAGTTCCGCGGTCCGGCGGTCGTGTTTGAGTCGCAGGAAGATGCGTTGGCCGGGATTATGCTTGGCAAGGTGAAATCCGGCGATGTCGTCGTGATCCGCTACGAAGGTCCCAAAGGCGGTCCCGGTATGCCGGAGATGCTGGCGCCCACGTCGGCGATTGCAGGCATGGGACTGGGCAAGGAAGTGGCATTGATCACGGACGGACGTTTTTCCGGCGCGACGCGTGGCATCAGTATCGGTCATATTTCTCCCGAGGCGGCGGAAGGTGGTGTGATCGCCGTAGTGGAGCCGGGCGATATCATCGAGATCGACCTGCCCAACCGGCGCATCCATCTGGATGTTCCCGACGAAGTGATCCAGGAGCGTCTCGCCAAATGGCAGGAACCGGAACCCAAAGTGAAAGGCGGCTATTTGCGGCGTTATGCGCGGTTGGTCACCTCCGCGAGCACGGGAGCTGTGCTGCGGGAAATCTGA
- a CDS encoding thermonuclease family protein, whose amino-acid sequence MNHLGWKRTIVGLVLLLAVFGMMPFLFPAHRAEAATYTSVVSDVVDGDTIHLQTPVLGSTTVRLVSVDTPETNYNGQNQGHHAYDASNYLKQLLPPGTPVTIETDVEEKDSYGRVLGHVWKGNLDVNKEILRQGHAVTYYIYPNMKYYEEYRAAMLEAKQAGRGIWNPADPLTELPFEFRLRIGGRQPDKYVGDYYTKTYVDPANYKQIPVENRVFFWTEADAQSAGYTRDNGGNTGPVLINEVLPAPQTAYTKEFVELYNPSDNPVNIGGYIIDDIVGGGSAPYTIPSGTTIPAHGYWVWETSNYFNNTGDDVTLKSPSGTIVDQYTYSSTAYDASWYRKPDGGNWSATQDSTPTKAASNQ is encoded by the coding sequence GTGAATCATCTTGGTTGGAAGCGGACGATTGTTGGGCTGGTCCTATTGTTGGCGGTCTTCGGGATGATGCCGTTCCTGTTCCCTGCCCATCGGGCAGAGGCCGCCACTTACACATCCGTCGTATCGGATGTGGTGGATGGTGACACCATTCATTTGCAAACACCGGTACTGGGGTCCACTACTGTTCGTCTGGTGTCCGTCGATACCCCGGAAACCAATTACAACGGGCAGAATCAGGGACACCACGCCTACGATGCATCCAACTATCTCAAACAGCTGTTGCCTCCGGGAACGCCAGTCACCATCGAGACCGACGTGGAAGAAAAGGACAGCTACGGCCGCGTACTGGGTCATGTATGGAAAGGCAATCTCGACGTCAACAAGGAGATCTTGCGCCAAGGCCATGCCGTGACGTATTACATCTATCCCAACATGAAGTATTACGAGGAATACCGCGCCGCAATGCTCGAAGCGAAACAGGCGGGACGGGGAATCTGGAATCCGGCCGACCCGCTGACGGAACTGCCGTTTGAATTTCGCTTGCGCATCGGTGGCCGCCAACCGGACAAATACGTAGGTGATTATTACACCAAAACCTACGTAGACCCGGCCAACTACAAACAAATTCCGGTTGAAAACCGCGTCTTTTTCTGGACGGAAGCCGATGCGCAATCAGCCGGCTACACGCGCGACAACGGGGGAAACACCGGCCCGGTCTTGATCAATGAGGTTCTGCCGGCCCCCCAAACGGCATATACCAAGGAATTCGTGGAATTGTACAATCCGTCCGACAACCCGGTCAATATCGGCGGCTATATCATCGATGACATCGTCGGCGGCGGTTCCGCTCCCTACACGATCCCGTCAGGCACCACCATCCCCGCCCATGGATACTGGGTATGGGAAACCAGCAACTATTTCAACAATACCGGTGATGATGTCACATTGAAAAGTCCTTCAGGAACGATCGTCGACCAATATACTTATTCCTCCACCGCCTATGATGCGTCCTGGTACCGCAAACCCGACGGTGGCAACTGGTCCGCTACCCAGGACAGTACCCCGACGAAAGCTGCATCCAATCAATAA
- a CDS encoding MarR family winged helix-turn-helix transcriptional regulator, with amino-acid sequence MSTRQELLNELEISLRTLIRKLRKEMQVVLGETISSGDFFVLKQLREKGPQTVSELAQELEVSASHITNVTDRLVNKGWVERQRSRRDKRVVELRITNEGETTIRELEEKKRAYFQRRFDGLTTEEIETMTRLFRKLI; translated from the coding sequence GTGAGTACCAGGCAGGAACTGCTGAATGAATTGGAGATTTCCCTCAGAACTTTGATTCGCAAACTGCGGAAGGAAATGCAGGTCGTCTTGGGTGAAACCATCTCCAGCGGCGATTTCTTCGTCCTCAAACAGCTCAGGGAGAAGGGACCGCAAACCGTGTCGGAACTGGCCCAGGAATTGGAGGTATCCGCCAGCCACATCACCAATGTGACCGATCGTTTGGTGAACAAAGGTTGGGTGGAGCGCCAACGCTCCCGTCGCGACAAACGAGTGGTGGAACTGCGGATCACAAACGAAGGGGAAACGACCATCCGGGAGCTGGAAGAGAAGAAACGGGCTTATTTCCAACGTCGGTTCGATGGTTTGACGACGGAAGAAATCGAAACGATGACGCGTCTGTTTCGGAAATTAATCTGA
- a CDS encoding ArsB/NhaD family transporter — protein MGQTIIAITIFLITYAVIVTEKINRAVISLLGASLLVLAGVLDIHRVFEYYIEWNTITLLIGMMILVGILNKTGVFQYVAIKSAKAAKGNPIRILIVFSLLTAVASAFLDNVTTVLLVVPITLAVTQILKVSPVPFFISEIIASNIGGTATLIGDPPNIMIGSANEHLTFNAFLIHLGPVVLVILAVSLLLLYWIYRKQLVTDEEHVSRLMEMDEESYIQDRKLAKKSLFVLGLTILGFVLHSVIHVEASVIAITGATVLMLIGLDKKKIEEAFDYVEWETIFFFAALFTLVGGLQEVGVIKHLAVQLLDFTKGNIPLAATLILWVSGIASGVIDNIPFVATMIPLIQDMTATLGLPVNSPETNALWWSLALGACLGGNGTIIGASANVIVANIAAREGKGFSYVEYLKVGAPITLLSLAIAQVYLYLRYLMHF, from the coding sequence ATGGGGCAAACCATCATTGCAATCACGATTTTTCTGATCACCTATGCCGTGATCGTCACGGAAAAAATCAATCGAGCCGTGATTTCACTGTTGGGTGCATCATTGCTGGTTCTCGCGGGAGTGCTGGACATTCACCGGGTGTTTGAATACTACATCGAATGGAATACGATTACGTTGCTGATCGGCATGATGATCCTGGTGGGCATTCTCAACAAAACGGGCGTCTTTCAATATGTGGCCATCAAATCCGCCAAAGCGGCCAAGGGAAACCCGATCCGCATCCTGATCGTGTTTTCACTGCTGACAGCGGTGGCATCTGCTTTTCTCGACAATGTGACCACCGTACTGTTGGTGGTTCCCATCACACTGGCAGTCACCCAAATATTGAAAGTAAGTCCGGTTCCCTTTTTCATCTCGGAAATCATCGCTTCGAACATCGGGGGAACCGCCACCTTGATCGGCGACCCGCCCAATATCATGATCGGATCGGCCAATGAACACCTGACGTTCAATGCCTTCCTGATCCATCTGGGACCTGTGGTGTTGGTGATTCTCGCTGTCAGCTTGTTGCTGTTGTACTGGATCTATCGAAAACAATTGGTCACCGATGAGGAACATGTCTCCCGATTGATGGAGATGGACGAAGAATCCTATATTCAGGATCGGAAATTGGCCAAAAAATCATTGTTCGTTCTTGGGTTGACCATCCTCGGTTTTGTATTGCATTCCGTCATCCATGTGGAAGCCTCCGTCATCGCCATCACCGGAGCGACGGTGCTGATGCTCATCGGCTTGGACAAAAAGAAAATCGAAGAGGCATTTGATTATGTGGAGTGGGAAACCATTTTCTTTTTCGCCGCATTGTTTACACTCGTGGGCGGATTGCAGGAAGTGGGTGTCATCAAGCATTTGGCCGTTCAACTGTTGGATTTCACGAAAGGGAACATCCCATTGGCCGCTACGCTGATCTTGTGGGTCTCCGGGATCGCTTCGGGTGTCATTGACAACATTCCGTTCGTGGCCACGATGATCCCGCTGATTCAGGATATGACAGCCACTCTCGGACTTCCCGTCAACTCTCCGGAAACGAATGCACTGTGGTGGTCGTTGGCGTTGGGCGCTTGCCTGGGTGGAAACGGCACCATCATCGGCGCTTCCGCCAACGTGATTGTGGCCAACATCGCGGCCCGGGAAGGCAAGGGTTTCAGCTACGTGGAATACCTGAAAGTGGGCGCCCCCATCACGCTTCTGTCTTTGGCGATCGCGCAAGTGTATCTGTACCTCCGCTATTTGATGCACTTCTAG